The following coding sequences lie in one Spinacia oleracea cultivar Varoflay chromosome 1, BTI_SOV_V1, whole genome shotgun sequence genomic window:
- the LOC110779849 gene encoding E3 ubiquitin-protein ligase WAV3 isoform X1, with product MASKWRKAKQALGLNLCYHVPKTMVDDDDESPPMSERVSDAALLSRPITAAAAAAAASGRLSKSFSRKHSSEKTCSICLATMRPGKGAIFTAECSHSFHFRCVTSNVKHGNQICPICRAKWKEIPLENPDLSQRDGPLQNNAVMTVIRRLPSTPRNSNRHVVPLFYAAEPAVFDDDEPLNRGEVSQNAASDADGNLSKIIGIRAYPEVSSVPRSKSCHEFTVLINLKAAVTNSTQNSSTDNLGLPRTPVDLVTVLDISGSMAGTKLALLKRAMGFVIHNMSSNDRLSVVTFSSTARRLFPLRRMSESGRQQALLAVNSLVANGGTNIAEGLRKGAKVMEERREKKNTVASVILLSDGQDTYTVDRSGGNKTAPNNYQSLLPSSIQDSKRLGFQIPVHTFGFGIDHDSILMHSISEMSGGTFSFIETEAAIQDAFAQCIGGLLSVVVQNLVVEIECIHPSIKLQSVKAGSYPSQVMGNRRSGVIDIGDLYADEERDFLLLLDVPAGNHTQLVKVKCLFKDALTKESLTVESEEVSIERPESSAAAQEEEGSIEVDRQRNRLKATEAISEARTAAENGDLDNAISVLENCRKMLSRTISAKKQDRLCVAMDAELKEMQERMASRHVYEASGRAYVLSGLSSHSWQRATARGDSTDSSSLIQSYQTPSMVEMLNRSQTMLKRSPGERLIRPKPR from the exons atgGCAAGTAAATGGAGGAAGGCAAAGCAGGCACTAGGATTGAATCTGTGCTACCATGTCCCGAAAACAATGGTAGATGACGACGACGAATCTCCGCCGATGAGCGAGAGAGTTTCCGATGCGGCGTTGCTTTCTCGACCGATTacggcggcggcggcggcggcggctgCTTCTGGCCGGTTGTCCAAAAGCTTCAGCAGGAAGCACTCTTCCGAG AAGACCTGTTCAATATGCTTGGCCACAATGAGGCCTGGAAAAGGTGCCATATTCACTGCTGAGTGCTCGCATTCCTTCCATTTCCGTTGCGTCACATCAAATGTGAAGCATGGTAACCAGATATGCCCAATTTGCAGGGCAAAGTGGAAGGAGATTCCCTTGGAAAACCCAGATCTTTCTCAAAGGGATGGACCTCTGCAGAACAATGCTGTGATGACTGTGATTCGTAGATTACCTTCTACTCCGCGAAACTCCAACCGCCACGTTGTTCCACTCTTTTATGCTGCTGAACCTGCCGTATTTGATGATGACGAGCCTTTAAATCGAGGTGAAGTTTCCCAGAATGCTGCTTCAGATGCTGATGGTAATTTGTCAAAAATCATAGGCATCAGAGCCTACCCAGAAGTCTCGTCTGTTCCACGTAGTAAAAGTTGTCACGAATTCACCGTTTTGATAAATCTCAAAGCAGCAGTTACTAATTCAACACAAAACTCCAGTACAGACAACCTAGGCTTGCCCCGTACTCCAGTTGACCTTGTGACAGTGCTGGACATCAGTGGCAGTATGGCAGGTACAAAACTCGCACTTCTAAAACGAGCCATGGGGTTTGTAATACATAACATGAGCTCCAACGACAGGCTATCCGTTGTCACTTTCTCCTCCACCGCTCGACGTCTCTTCCCACTCCGCCGAATGTCTGAAAGTGGAAGACAGCAAGCGTTGCTAGCTGTCAATTCCTTGGTAGCAAATGGCGGAACCAATATTGCTGAAGGACTCAGGAAAGGTGCAAAAGTAATGGAAGAACGAAGAGAAAAGAAGAACACAGTTGCTAGTGTAATTTTATTGTCTGACGGACAGGACACTTACACTGTTGACAGATCTGGAGGAAATAAAACTGCACCAAATAATTACCAGTCTCTTCTCCCTTCATCAATCCAAGATAGCAAAAGATTAGGTTTCCAGATTCCTGTCCATACTTTTGGGTTTGGCATAGATCACGATTCTATCTTAATGCACTCAATTTCAGAAATGTCTGGTGGTACATTTTCTTTCATTGAGACCGAGGCAGCTATCCAAGACGCGTTTGCTCAATGCATAGGTGGTCTTCTTAGTGTTGTCGTACAGAATCTGGTAGTCGAGATTGAATGTATACATCCTAGTATTAAGCTTCAATCAGTAAAAGCCGGGAGTTACCCGAGTCAGGTGATGGGCAACAGACGTTCAGGAGTCATTGACATTGGGGATCTATATGCTGATGAAGAGAGAGATTTTCTTCTTCTATTAGACGTTCCAGCAGGCAACCATACTCAATTGGTAAAGGTGAAATGTTTGTTCAAAGACGCGTTGACAAAAGAATCATTGACAGTGGAAAGTGAGGAGGTCTCAATTGAAAGGCCTGAAAGTTCTGCAGCTGCACAAGAGGAAGAAGGGTCCATTGAGGTAGACAGGCAAAGAAACCGGCTCAAAGCTACAGAAGCAATATCCGAAGCAAGAACAGCTGCGGAGAATGGAGACCTGGATAATGCTATTTCAGTTCTTGAAAATTGCCGTAAAATGCTGTCAAGAACCATTTCTGCAAAAAAGCAGGACCGGCTTTGTGTTGCTATGGATGCTGAACTAAAAGAGATGCAAGAAAGGATGGCAAGCAGACATGTATATGAAGCTTCTGGAAGGGCATATGTTCTATCTGGTTTAAGCTCACATTCTTGGCAAAGAGCAACTGCAAGAGGCGATTCAACCGATAGTTCAAGCCTTATTCAATCGTACCAAACGCCCTCTATGGTCGAAATGCTTAATCGATCCCAGACAATGCTTAAGAGAAGCCCAGGTGAAAGACTTATTCGACCAAAACCAAGGTAA
- the LOC110801966 gene encoding protein WVD2-like 7 produces MAESTCVVHPFSYTMPTFSNETHEENPMYGMGESISFGRYVCEELDWEKWSSFDSNNNNNNRNRYVKEAEKYSKPGSVAQKKAYFEAHFKRMAALKAAALLEQANSAETTSTTENVNLQVEVSNFEQDEIVPKEGDKSDAGEFVVHQNELYLIGVDVEEENGNEAKEVIPPPPDRKPDKIELYLASNKGENCKPSNGIPQMDKPVLQKDYVNQEASAAVIKRNPPLSSYIPSPARSANVIHPGKENYATPVKNKSSASSVGDPDKKKTPLRMSINRELNRIMSPVIKKLGSSSKASKDCANAPSKTPAKASANSAPQLPPMTPDLSKRVISDSPRTGRNKISSPIIPNSFCLRSADRTARRKQKLEDKFNAMATEKAPQPLKFKEKAEAELNKFRQSFCFKSMSSPDYYADNGTFSSPKQKNESTHRKSPSGGKHANRTTTQNKSALPPRRPSMKQFGLKSSKTTTHIPV; encoded by the exons ATGGCTGAGTCTACTTGTGTTGTGCATCCTTTCTCTTACACCATGCCTACCTTCTCCAATGAAACTCATGAG GAAAATCCAATGTATGGAATGGGAGAATCAATTTCATTTGGAAGATACGTTTGTGAAGAATTGGATTGGGAAAAGTGGTCATCATTTgacagtaataataataataataacaggaATCGTTATGTGAAAGAGGCTGAAAAATACTCAAAACCAGGCTCAGTTGCCCAGAAGAAGGCTTATTTTGAAGCTCATTTCAAGAGAATGGCAGCTCTTAAGGCTGCAGCTTTACTCGAGCAGGCCAACAGTGCTGAAACTACATCTACTACTGAAAATGTTAATCTGCAGGTTGAAGTAAGTAATTTCGAGCAGGATGAAATTGTTCCCAAAGAAGGTGATAAGAGTGATGCAGGGGAATTTGTAGTTCACCAGAATGAACTTTACTTAATTGGTGTTGATGTTGAAGAAGAGAATGGTAATGAGGCCAAAGAAGTAATTCCACCACCACCGGATCGAAAACCCGACAAAATTGAGCTTTACTTAGCTTCTAACAAGGGTGAAAATTGCAAGCCAAGCAATGGGATTCCCCAGATGGACAAACCTGTCTTGCAG AAAGATTATGTAAACCAAGAAGCATCTGCAGCAGTAATCAAAAGGAATCCACCACTTTCATCCTACATACCATCTCCTGCTAGATCTGCTAATGTAATTCATCCTGGCAAAGAAAACTACGCCACTCCTGTGAAAAACAAGTCTTCTGCAAGTTCTGTTGGTGATCCTGATAAAAAGAAAACTCCTCTTCGCATGTCCATAAACCGAGAACTCAACAGAATCATGTCACCAGTTATTAAGAAACTTGGAAGTTCATCAAAGGCTTCCAAAGATTGCGCCAACGCCCCCTCGAAAACTCCTGCCAAG GCTTCTGCAAACAGTGCACCACAGCTTCCTCCCATGACTCCAGATTTGTCGAAAAGAGT TATTTCCGATTCTCCAAGAACTGGCAGGAACAAGATAAGTTCACCCATTATTCCCAATTCTTTTTGCCTGAGGAGTGCAGACAGAACTGCAAGAAGAAAGCAG AAGCTGGAAGATAAGTTCAATGCTATGGCTACCGAAAAGGCACCTCAACCGTTAAAATTCAAG GAAAAAGCAGAAGCAGAACTTAACAAATTCAGACAAAGCTTTTGCTTCAAATCTATGTCTTCTCCTGACTATTATGCAGACAACGGAACATTCAGTAGCCCTAAACAGAAG AACGAGTCTACACATCGTAAGTCCCCCAGCGGAGGAAAACACGCTAACAGAACGACAACTCAAAATAAGAGTGCATTACCTCCAAGAAGGCCTTCAATGAAACAATTTGGGTTGAAGAGTAGTAAAACAACCACTCATATACCCGTCTAA
- the LOC130468261 gene encoding uncharacterized protein, with amino-acid sequence MQAWKGQISGGSGSSQNSRSALICECGNEAVVRTVKHGPNVGMKFHGCPLWPNTTCKFFRWIPGNNQIEELECKILEKDSMIMKMEQEQQLMAEKNKKLQVKKENLEEENQELKIELCHTRIELMKTSRNEKNFSMALLCSWVFFCILIMYLK; translated from the exons ATGCAAGCTTGGAAGGGGCAAATCTCAGGTGGGTCTGGATCTTCACAAAATTCACGAAGTGCATTGATTTGTGAATGTGGTAATGAAGCGGTTGTGCGGACGGTGAAACACGGTCCGAATGTTGGAATGAAATTCCATGGATGCCCTTTATGGCCA AATACAACATGTAAATTTTTCAGATGGATACCTGGTAACAATCAAATAGAAGAGCTTGAGTGTAAGATTTTGGAGAAGGATTCTATGATAATGAAGATGGAGCAGGAGCAACAATTAATGGCAGAGAAAAACAAGAAATTGCAGGTGAAAAAAGAGAATCTGGAGGAAGAGAATCAAGAGCTAAAAATCGAGCTTTGCCACACGCGTATTGAGCTTATGAAGACCTCTAGAAATGAGAAGAATTTCTCGATGGCTTTGTTATGTTCCTGGGTGTTTTTTTGCATCCTGATTATGTATTTGAAGTAG
- the LOC110779849 gene encoding E3 ubiquitin-protein ligase WAV3 isoform X2 — translation MASKWRKAKQALGLNLCYHVPKTMVDDDDESPPMSERVSDAALLSRPITAAAAAAAASGRLSKSFSRKHSSETCSICLATMRPGKGAIFTAECSHSFHFRCVTSNVKHGNQICPICRAKWKEIPLENPDLSQRDGPLQNNAVMTVIRRLPSTPRNSNRHVVPLFYAAEPAVFDDDEPLNRGEVSQNAASDADGNLSKIIGIRAYPEVSSVPRSKSCHEFTVLINLKAAVTNSTQNSSTDNLGLPRTPVDLVTVLDISGSMAGTKLALLKRAMGFVIHNMSSNDRLSVVTFSSTARRLFPLRRMSESGRQQALLAVNSLVANGGTNIAEGLRKGAKVMEERREKKNTVASVILLSDGQDTYTVDRSGGNKTAPNNYQSLLPSSIQDSKRLGFQIPVHTFGFGIDHDSILMHSISEMSGGTFSFIETEAAIQDAFAQCIGGLLSVVVQNLVVEIECIHPSIKLQSVKAGSYPSQVMGNRRSGVIDIGDLYADEERDFLLLLDVPAGNHTQLVKVKCLFKDALTKESLTVESEEVSIERPESSAAAQEEEGSIEVDRQRNRLKATEAISEARTAAENGDLDNAISVLENCRKMLSRTISAKKQDRLCVAMDAELKEMQERMASRHVYEASGRAYVLSGLSSHSWQRATARGDSTDSSSLIQSYQTPSMVEMLNRSQTMLKRSPGERLIRPKPR, via the exons atgGCAAGTAAATGGAGGAAGGCAAAGCAGGCACTAGGATTGAATCTGTGCTACCATGTCCCGAAAACAATGGTAGATGACGACGACGAATCTCCGCCGATGAGCGAGAGAGTTTCCGATGCGGCGTTGCTTTCTCGACCGATTacggcggcggcggcggcggcggctgCTTCTGGCCGGTTGTCCAAAAGCTTCAGCAGGAAGCACTCTTCCGAG ACCTGTTCAATATGCTTGGCCACAATGAGGCCTGGAAAAGGTGCCATATTCACTGCTGAGTGCTCGCATTCCTTCCATTTCCGTTGCGTCACATCAAATGTGAAGCATGGTAACCAGATATGCCCAATTTGCAGGGCAAAGTGGAAGGAGATTCCCTTGGAAAACCCAGATCTTTCTCAAAGGGATGGACCTCTGCAGAACAATGCTGTGATGACTGTGATTCGTAGATTACCTTCTACTCCGCGAAACTCCAACCGCCACGTTGTTCCACTCTTTTATGCTGCTGAACCTGCCGTATTTGATGATGACGAGCCTTTAAATCGAGGTGAAGTTTCCCAGAATGCTGCTTCAGATGCTGATGGTAATTTGTCAAAAATCATAGGCATCAGAGCCTACCCAGAAGTCTCGTCTGTTCCACGTAGTAAAAGTTGTCACGAATTCACCGTTTTGATAAATCTCAAAGCAGCAGTTACTAATTCAACACAAAACTCCAGTACAGACAACCTAGGCTTGCCCCGTACTCCAGTTGACCTTGTGACAGTGCTGGACATCAGTGGCAGTATGGCAGGTACAAAACTCGCACTTCTAAAACGAGCCATGGGGTTTGTAATACATAACATGAGCTCCAACGACAGGCTATCCGTTGTCACTTTCTCCTCCACCGCTCGACGTCTCTTCCCACTCCGCCGAATGTCTGAAAGTGGAAGACAGCAAGCGTTGCTAGCTGTCAATTCCTTGGTAGCAAATGGCGGAACCAATATTGCTGAAGGACTCAGGAAAGGTGCAAAAGTAATGGAAGAACGAAGAGAAAAGAAGAACACAGTTGCTAGTGTAATTTTATTGTCTGACGGACAGGACACTTACACTGTTGACAGATCTGGAGGAAATAAAACTGCACCAAATAATTACCAGTCTCTTCTCCCTTCATCAATCCAAGATAGCAAAAGATTAGGTTTCCAGATTCCTGTCCATACTTTTGGGTTTGGCATAGATCACGATTCTATCTTAATGCACTCAATTTCAGAAATGTCTGGTGGTACATTTTCTTTCATTGAGACCGAGGCAGCTATCCAAGACGCGTTTGCTCAATGCATAGGTGGTCTTCTTAGTGTTGTCGTACAGAATCTGGTAGTCGAGATTGAATGTATACATCCTAGTATTAAGCTTCAATCAGTAAAAGCCGGGAGTTACCCGAGTCAGGTGATGGGCAACAGACGTTCAGGAGTCATTGACATTGGGGATCTATATGCTGATGAAGAGAGAGATTTTCTTCTTCTATTAGACGTTCCAGCAGGCAACCATACTCAATTGGTAAAGGTGAAATGTTTGTTCAAAGACGCGTTGACAAAAGAATCATTGACAGTGGAAAGTGAGGAGGTCTCAATTGAAAGGCCTGAAAGTTCTGCAGCTGCACAAGAGGAAGAAGGGTCCATTGAGGTAGACAGGCAAAGAAACCGGCTCAAAGCTACAGAAGCAATATCCGAAGCAAGAACAGCTGCGGAGAATGGAGACCTGGATAATGCTATTTCAGTTCTTGAAAATTGCCGTAAAATGCTGTCAAGAACCATTTCTGCAAAAAAGCAGGACCGGCTTTGTGTTGCTATGGATGCTGAACTAAAAGAGATGCAAGAAAGGATGGCAAGCAGACATGTATATGAAGCTTCTGGAAGGGCATATGTTCTATCTGGTTTAAGCTCACATTCTTGGCAAAGAGCAACTGCAAGAGGCGATTCAACCGATAGTTCAAGCCTTATTCAATCGTACCAAACGCCCTCTATGGTCGAAATGCTTAATCGATCCCAGACAATGCTTAAGAGAAGCCCAGGTGAAAGACTTATTCGACCAAAACCAAGGTAA
- the LOC110801947 gene encoding dolichyl-diphosphooligosaccharide--protein glycosyltransferase subunit 1B, whose translation MATDLKIRNASIFSLLLFLSFLLGSSSAATDHDLRITNAERRIDLSSHIIKVFLTLKVENKGTSPTSEVILAFPPAQIDHLALLKAAVSGGKKKKKTYTSLDVNPKLPDGPNGTKYFSVTLLNPLKANEAVTLEILYILTKSLEPFPSEISQSESQLVYYRDSAIILSPYHIEQQATFIRTASTKVESYTNVEPTNRSGLELKYGPYVDQPPHSFSPIIVHFENNNPFVVIEDLVREVEISHWGSVQVREQYTLSHAGARLKGAFSRVDYQSKPSVSGVASFKQLLARLPPRVNSVYYRDEIGNISTSHLRLDLKKSELEIEPRYPLFGGWRATFVIGYRVPLEDFLYESTDGKQRYLNFTFGCPMAETVVNKLTIKVALPEGSKNPTVVAPFTLEQHLETTYSYLDIMGRTVVVLEKKNVVPEHNSPFQVYYDFNPAFMLVEPLILVSIFVLFFLACIAYLHGDISIQKHKTP comes from the exons ATGGCGACTGACCTCAAAATTCGCAATGcctctattttctctctcctcttgttcCTCTCTTTTCTTCTTGGATCATCCTCTGCGGCGACTGATCATGATCTGCGAATCACAAATGCTGAGCGCAGA ATCGATTTGAGTTCTCATATCATCAAGGTGTTCTTAACTCTAAAG GTTGAAAATAAAGGAACATCTCCTACTTCAGAAGTCATCCTTGCTTTTCCACCAGCCCAGATTGATCATCTAGCGTTGTTAAAAGCAGCTGTATCAGGggggaagaaaaagaagaaaacatacaCGTCTCTTGATGTCAATCCTAAGCTACCTGATGGGCCGAATGGAACAAAATATTTTTCTGTCACTTTGCTTAATCCCCTGAAGGCAAATGAAGCTGTAACACTTGAGATCCTGTACATACTAACAAAATCTCTTGAGCCATTCCCATCAGAAATTAGCCAGTCGGAATCTCAGTTGGTTTATTACCGCGATAGTGCGATTATATTGTCGCCATATCACATTGAACAACAGGCAACTTTTATCAGGACTGCAAGTACTAAAGTGGAATCATACACAAATGTGGAGCCCACCAACCGTTCTGGTCTTGAGTTGAAATATGGTCCATACGTAGATCAGCCCCCACACTCATTTTCACCAATTATTGTACACTTTGAAAACAATAATCCATTTGTTGTTATTGAGGATCTTGTACGTGAAGTTGAGATCTCACACTGGGGAAGCGTACAAGTAAGAGAGCAATACACACTGTCTCATGCTGGTGCTCGGCTCAAAGGTGCATTTTCCAG GGTGGACTACCAGTCTAAGCCTTCTGTAAGTGGTGTAGCTTCATTTAAGCAGCTACTTGCAAGGTTACCCCCACGAGTAAACTCCGTTTACTACAGGGATGAAATCGGAAATATCTCAACATCACATTTGCGTTTGGATTTAAAGAAG TCAGAACTTGAAATAGAGCCTCGCTATCCTTTATTTGGTGGTTGGAGAGCAACTTTTGTCATTGGATATAGAGTACCTTTGGAAGATTTCCTATATGAATCAACTGATGGCAAGCAGCGTTATTTAAACTTCACTTTCGGATGTCCTATGGCAGAGACTGTCGTGAATAAGCTAACCATTAAG GTAGCCCTGCCAGAGGGGTCTAAAAATCCCACAGTTGTGGCGCCATTTACACTGGAACAACATTTGGAG ACCACTTATTCATATCTTGACATCATGGGAAGAACTGTTGTGGTTTTGGAAAAGAAGAATGTGGTGCCAGAGCACAACTCCCCCTTTCAG
- the LOC130465574 gene encoding uncharacterized protein has translation MLGIPCCHAVACIYFLNKEAEAYVDDCYKREVYLKAYSGSIPAIEGERYWPRVEHPLDPPPIKIEPGRPRVNRIRDPMEDPKKPGTLKRTGIEMTCSVCHIKGHNKRRCPNKDSAPAPSEPQPKRPRGRPRKDGQPPVSHSQVASTDHHNATALPSKLGRGGRMCRGGAGSWGGGGKNIKRQRHKGREDIYRKRKGKKPSTGGQWVVHCIRWQGSRQPRSANEQATPSSQASTVHQGTQPRA, from the exons ATGCTCGGTATCCCGTGTTGCCATGCTGTTGCATGCATTTACTTCCTGAACAAAGAAGCTGAAGCGTATGTAGATGACTGCTACAAAAGAGAAGTGTACTTGAAAGCATACTCAG GCTCCATACCAGCAATTGAAGGTGAACGCTATTGGCCTAGGGTGGAGCATCCTTTAGATCCTCCCCCCATCAAAATTGAGCCAGGGAGACCTAGAGTAAACAGAATCAGGGATCCAATGGAGGATCCGAAGAAGCCCGGAACCTTGAAAAGAACTGGCATTGAAATGACATGCAGTGTGTGTCATATCAAGGGCCACAATAAAAGGCGATGCCCCAACAAGGACAGTGCACCTGCCCCATCTGAACCCCAACCAAAAAGGCCAAGAGGCAGACCAAGGAAGGATGGTCAACCTCCTGTCTCTCACTCACAAGTTGCATCAACTGATCACCACAATGCAACTGCACTACCAAGCAAACTTGGAAGAGGAGGTAGGATGTGCAGAGGTGGAGCCGGttcatggggggggggggggaagaacATCAAGAGGCAGAGGCACAAGGGGAGGGAGGACATCTACAGGAAGAGGAAGGGGAAGAAACCAA GTACCGGTGGGCAGTGGGTGGTTCATTGCATCAGATGG CAAGGTTCTAGACAACCTAGATCAGCCAATGAACAAGCTACCCCATCAAGTCAAGCCTCCACAGTGCACCAAGGAACCCAGCCTCGTGCTTAG